The segment ATACGCAATCGCTTTCCGATTATCGACACCGTGTGGCTCGTCGGACTGGCTGAAGCTACCGAAAGAACCGCTCAACAGCTTGCGTACCGACGCGCGGAAAACGTTATGAATGCGCTCGATCAGTTTGCGATCTGGGGGAGCGAGAGTGCTTTTATCGGCCGAATCTACAAGCCGGACGAGTTTGATCAAACAGGGCGGCGAGTAGAGGTCAATGTAGGTCCGGGGTGCCCAAACCATTGCTGTCCAAACCTGCGCCCTACACCTGACGGGCATTGACGTTACATGCCACCCTCAACAAGGCCCGCACAATCGCGGGCGTGAGCGATGGACCGCCGGGAGGAGACGACCGGACGGCCATCCACCCCGCGCGATGCGCGCTGAAG is part of the Burkholderia ubonensis subsp. mesacidophila genome and harbors:
- a CDS encoding OmpA family protein, translated to MVIKFLTAAALALGCAHTALACEGPQNLPGQYIDVHFDSDSSEISRIELARLSAWSSDIRNRFPIIDTVWLVGLAEATERTAQQLAYRRAENVMNALDQFAIWGSESAFIGRIYKPDEFDQTGRRVEVNVGPGCPNHCCPNLRPTPDGH